In the Carboxydothermus hydrogenoformans Z-2901 genome, one interval contains:
- a CDS encoding spore coat protein, with product MLKDQDMITDILSFEKFLSTMYHTAVMEAYSDQVRNTLMQAHNDKLNNARKLFTTMSQKGWYQVPLVQQTGNEIRVRPTM from the coding sequence ATGCTTAAAGACCAGGACATGATTACGGATATTCTTTCCTTTGAAAAATTTTTATCTACCATGTATCACACGGCGGTAATGGAGGCTTATTCCGATCAGGTGCGGAATACTTTAATGCAGGCCCATAACGATAAGTTAAATAATGCCCGGAAGCTTTTTACTACAATGTCCCAAAAGGGCTGGTATCAGGTTCCGCTGGTGCAGCAAACCGGAAACGAAATCCGGGTCCGTCCCACCATGTAA
- a CDS encoding electron transfer flavoprotein subunit beta/FixA family protein has translation MHAVVLLKQVPDTAEVRIDPKTNTLIREGVPSIINPYDAHALEEALRLKDKYGGKVTVVSMGPPQAAEALKKAISYGADRAILLTDRKFAGSDTLATSYVLAKAIEKIASAEPVDLVFAGKQAIDGDTAQVGPGVAARLNMALITYIERVEEFNPVEGYVVAVRKIEGRKEYVRAKLPALLTALKGINEIRYATMPDMIRAARYQPEVWGKEQLDVEEAFLGLKGSPTQVWKSFVPQAKARAKVEMLTGSPQEVAKALVEKLVPLTLVANK, from the coding sequence GTGCATGCGGTAGTTTTACTAAAACAGGTGCCCGATACGGCGGAAGTGCGGATTGACCCCAAAACTAACACTTTAATTCGCGAAGGGGTGCCATCTATTATCAACCCCTACGATGCCCACGCCCTGGAAGAAGCGTTAAGGCTTAAGGATAAATACGGCGGTAAGGTGACGGTGGTTTCGATGGGTCCGCCGCAGGCGGCCGAGGCTTTGAAAAAAGCAATTTCTTATGGAGCCGACCGGGCGATTTTACTTACCGACAGGAAGTTTGCCGGATCGGATACCCTGGCTACAAGTTATGTCCTCGCCAAAGCTATTGAGAAAATAGCTTCCGCGGAACCGGTGGATTTGGTGTTTGCCGGAAAGCAAGCCATCGACGGGGATACGGCGCAGGTGGGTCCCGGGGTGGCAGCCCGGCTTAATATGGCTTTAATTACATACATTGAGCGGGTGGAGGAGTTTAATCCCGTGGAAGGCTATGTAGTGGCGGTAAGGAAAATTGAAGGGCGGAAAGAATACGTGCGGGCAAAGCTTCCGGCGCTTCTTACGGCGTTAAAGGGGATAAACGAAATCCGTTACGCTACTATGCCGGATATGATTCGTGCTGCCCGTTACCAGCCGGAAGTATGGGGGAAAGAGCAATTAGACGTGGAGGAAGCTTTTTTAGGACTTAAAGGCTCACCAACACAGGTATGGAAAAGTTTTGTGCCCCAGGCTAAAGCCCGGGCCAAAGTTGAGATGCTAACCGGCAGTCCCCAAGAAGTGGCCAAAGCTCTGGTAGAGAAGCTGGTACCGCTAACGTTAGTGGCTAATAAATAA
- a CDS encoding TPM domain-containing protein has product MKIYKYLIGVVILLFLISSSALAIVPKPQQDIYVADYAGVLSPATREEILRVNRVLYAKTGAQIAVVTVNSLEGMRIEEYALEVLRQWGVGSSEKNNGVVVLVAIKDRKARIEVGYGLEGAIPDGKAGRILREEMIPYFSNGDYDRGILLGFRRIAAEVAREYGVNPDQLSKENPALYRVKSGVSVEVIGAVFVILIILFFFITALLRPRKYGYYDSYRGPDFDPPIFIPPTGPFGGGDDDFDDNFGGGSGGGGGASGGW; this is encoded by the coding sequence GTGAAAATTTATAAATACCTAATAGGAGTAGTAATACTCCTTTTTCTTATAAGTTCTTCGGCTTTAGCTATCGTTCCCAAACCGCAGCAGGATATATATGTTGCCGACTACGCCGGGGTACTATCCCCGGCGACCCGGGAAGAAATCCTGCGGGTTAACCGGGTGCTTTATGCTAAAACTGGAGCACAAATAGCGGTGGTAACGGTCAATAGTTTGGAAGGGATGAGGATTGAGGAGTACGCCTTAGAAGTTTTACGCCAGTGGGGTGTAGGAAGCAGTGAGAAAAATAACGGCGTGGTAGTTTTAGTAGCTATTAAGGACCGTAAAGCCCGAATTGAGGTGGGTTACGGTTTAGAAGGGGCTATTCCTGACGGCAAAGCAGGAAGAATATTGCGGGAAGAGATGATTCCTTATTTCAGTAACGGCGATTATGACCGGGGGATTCTTTTGGGTTTTCGGCGAATAGCTGCGGAAGTGGCCAGAGAGTACGGAGTGAACCCTGACCAATTAAGTAAAGAAAATCCCGCTTTATACCGGGTAAAATCAGGTGTTTCCGTGGAAGTAATCGGTGCGGTTTTTGTAATACTGATAATCTTATTTTTTTTCATCACTGCTTTGCTGCGACCGCGGAAGTACGGTTATTATGATTCCTACCGGGGACCGGATTTTGACCCACCGATTTTTATTCCTCCAACGGGGCCTTTTGGCGGTGGTGATGATGATTTTGATGATAATTTTGGCGGTGGCTCCGGCGGAGGCGGTGGGGCCAGTGGTGGCTGGTAG
- a CDS encoding ferredoxin family protein: MNLMDKLYLNRFVPDNESHLKIKDPKICKEKCDAKYCTYICPAGVYSWDKESERIMIAYEGCVECGTCKYGCLFNNIEWRYPRGGFGVSYKFG; encoded by the coding sequence ATGAATTTAATGGATAAGCTTTATTTAAACCGGTTTGTGCCGGACAATGAATCCCATCTTAAAATAAAAGACCCCAAAATTTGTAAAGAAAAATGTGATGCCAAGTACTGCACTTACATTTGCCCTGCCGGGGTTTACTCCTGGGATAAGGAAAGTGAGCGGATTATGATTGCCTATGAAGGCTGTGTGGAGTGCGGTACCTGCAAATACGGCTGCCTTTTTAACAATATCGAATGGCGCTATCCCCGGGGTGGCTTCGGGGTGAGTTATAAATTTGGGTAA
- a CDS encoding sulfite exporter TauE/SafE family protein, with the protein MEHLLNVIIGIFVGMIGTLIGAGGGFILIPYLILVAKFSPQTAAGTSLFMVFFNALSGSIAYIRQKRVDFRTAFYFALATIPGAIFGAYLNSFLHSRLFNVLFALLLFFLAVRTFFHKTSNAKKENKETKIPGHETREIIDAEGNKYEYSFNLWLGIGISLIVGILSSLLGIGGGIIHVPLMGFLGFPMHIATATSHFILVITSLIGVISHISYGHVVFAKGIAYALGAIIGAQIGAKISAKISGNAIKKGLSIALALVAIRLLTL; encoded by the coding sequence ATGGAACACTTATTAAACGTAATTATCGGCATATTTGTGGGAATGATCGGTACTTTAATCGGAGCCGGAGGAGGCTTTATCTTAATCCCCTACCTTATCCTGGTGGCAAAATTTTCACCCCAGACCGCAGCCGGTACCTCGCTGTTTATGGTATTTTTTAATGCCTTATCCGGAAGTATCGCCTACATCCGGCAAAAACGAGTGGATTTTCGCACCGCCTTTTACTTTGCCCTGGCTACCATTCCCGGGGCAATTTTTGGTGCCTATTTAAACAGCTTTCTTCATTCGCGCCTCTTTAATGTCCTGTTTGCCTTACTGTTATTTTTTCTGGCAGTTCGAACATTTTTTCATAAAACCTCCAATGCTAAAAAAGAAAACAAAGAAACAAAAATTCCCGGGCACGAAACCCGGGAAATTATTGATGCCGAAGGAAATAAATATGAATATTCCTTTAACCTCTGGCTTGGTATCGGAATCAGTTTAATTGTTGGCATTTTATCCTCCCTTTTGGGTATAGGAGGCGGGATAATCCATGTCCCACTTATGGGCTTTTTGGGCTTTCCGATGCATATCGCTACCGCTACCAGCCATTTTATCCTGGTAATTACCTCATTAATCGGGGTGATATCCCATATTAGCTACGGACATGTGGTCTTTGCCAAAGGTATAGCCTATGCCCTGGGAGCTATCATTGGTGCCCAAATAGGAGCTAAAATTTCCGCTAAAATTTCCGGCAATGCCATCAAAAAAGGGCTATCTATAGCTTTAGCCCTGGTAGCCATAAGGCTTCTTACTCTTTAA
- a CDS encoding putative zinc-binding protein produces the protein MKNYEKIAVTPCAGIGQIFGVITREAAYKLVEELYPDNTVLVCLPALATGVQEDIEFINDYPVLVLNGCKDRCATKAVVDKGGKVDFEVYLPDVLREEKLSLAGEKRSRPGERSRKAIDALADKAEKIIEENIKVREKAV, from the coding sequence ATGAAAAACTACGAAAAAATCGCCGTTACCCCCTGTGCGGGAATTGGCCAGATTTTTGGGGTGATAACGAGGGAAGCAGCGTATAAATTGGTGGAAGAGTTATATCCGGATAATACCGTTTTGGTTTGTCTTCCAGCGCTGGCTACCGGCGTTCAGGAAGATATTGAGTTTATCAATGATTATCCGGTGTTGGTGCTAAATGGCTGTAAAGACCGGTGTGCCACGAAGGCAGTGGTGGATAAAGGCGGCAAGGTTGATTTTGAAGTATACTTACCGGATGTGCTTAGAGAAGAAAAGCTCTCGCTTGCCGGTGAGAAAAGAAGCCGGCCGGGAGAGCGAAGCCGAAAAGCGATAGATGCCCTGGCAGATAAGGCAGAGAAGATAATAGAAGAAAATATAAAAGTCAGGGAAAAAGCTGTTTAA
- a CDS encoding DMT family transporter, which produces MDGKLLAYMIAALAGMAMAIQGSMNSALSKSIGLAKTTFIVHIVGAIGAALFVLFSKEKGSFFQGPWYYYLGGLIGVVIVYAVAFAMPKGGVAAATTAIVAAQLLTAGIIDRLGIFNLAKTPFSWQTILGAVFIIVGAWLVLKE; this is translated from the coding sequence ATGGATGGGAAACTTTTAGCCTACATGATAGCTGCTCTGGCGGGGATGGCAATGGCTATTCAAGGTTCCATGAACAGTGCTTTAAGTAAATCCATAGGCCTTGCCAAGACTACCTTTATTGTACATATTGTTGGGGCAATCGGAGCGGCCCTTTTTGTTTTATTTAGTAAAGAGAAAGGTAGCTTTTTTCAAGGACCCTGGTATTATTACCTGGGTGGTTTAATAGGGGTGGTAATTGTTTATGCTGTAGCTTTTGCGATGCCTAAAGGAGGGGTGGCAGCAGCAACGACAGCTATTGTAGCAGCGCAGCTTTTAACCGCCGGGATAATTGACCGCCTGGGGATATTCAATCTGGCAAAAACTCCTTTTTCCTGGCAGACGATTTTGGGAGCGGTTTTTATTATTGTGGGGGCATGGTTGGTTTTAAAAGAATGA
- a CDS encoding FAD-dependent oxidoreductase: MPEKFDVVVVGAGPSGLAAAYKLAEAGLKVIVIERGEFPGAKNVMGGIIYKKPTEAVFPEIFKEAPVERPIIEQRYYFLTDTAKIGFSYRNPRYKEDISGYSVFRAKFDRFLAKKVQEKGALLITETVVEDLIVKDGKVKGVIAGRKEGEVLADVVVLAEGAHSLLAQKYGFQKPIPPQNLAVAVKEVIGLPASVIEDRFNIEPGEGVAIELFGKATAGMVGTAFIYTNQNSLSIGVGALMSDLIKRRISPNDLIEAFKNHPAIKPLLRDGEVKEYLAHLIPEGGYKGIPKLYGDGIVIVGDAGMLVNSIHREGSNLAITSGALAAKAIIRAASQGDFSANTLKVYEDYLRESFVMKDLEKYKNAKDFLEQNHDLMTTYPDMMDEAFFELFMVDGVPKRDKFKAIKEKALSKRSFWQMVKDAYGFWKGLIR; this comes from the coding sequence ATGCCCGAAAAGTTTGACGTAGTGGTGGTTGGAGCAGGACCTTCGGGACTGGCGGCAGCCTATAAACTGGCGGAAGCGGGACTGAAAGTTATTGTAATTGAACGGGGCGAATTTCCCGGCGCCAAAAACGTTATGGGGGGCATTATTTATAAAAAGCCCACCGAAGCTGTTTTCCCGGAGATTTTTAAAGAAGCCCCGGTGGAGCGACCGATAATTGAACAGCGTTATTATTTTTTAACCGATACTGCAAAAATTGGATTTTCCTATCGAAATCCCCGGTATAAAGAAGACATTAGCGGATATTCGGTCTTTCGGGCGAAATTCGACCGGTTTTTAGCCAAAAAAGTTCAGGAAAAAGGAGCACTTTTAATTACCGAAACGGTGGTGGAAGACTTAATTGTCAAAGACGGAAAAGTAAAAGGAGTTATTGCCGGGCGGAAAGAAGGAGAAGTTCTGGCGGATGTGGTGGTGCTGGCGGAAGGGGCCCACTCCCTTTTAGCGCAAAAGTATGGTTTTCAAAAGCCTATTCCACCGCAGAACCTGGCGGTGGCGGTAAAAGAAGTAATTGGGCTCCCAGCTTCGGTAATCGAGGACCGGTTTAACATCGAGCCCGGGGAAGGAGTGGCGATTGAGCTTTTCGGCAAAGCAACGGCCGGTATGGTGGGAACAGCCTTTATCTACACCAACCAGAATTCCCTTTCCATTGGGGTTGGCGCTTTAATGTCCGACCTTATTAAAAGACGGATTAGCCCCAATGATTTAATTGAAGCGTTTAAAAACCATCCGGCAATTAAGCCTTTGTTGCGTGACGGCGAGGTAAAGGAGTACCTTGCCCACTTAATTCCGGAAGGGGGCTATAAAGGGATACCCAAACTTTACGGTGATGGTATTGTGATTGTAGGCGATGCCGGAATGCTGGTAAACTCCATCCACCGGGAAGGTTCCAATTTGGCCATAACTTCCGGAGCATTGGCGGCAAAGGCGATAATCAGGGCGGCAAGCCAGGGGGATTTCTCCGCTAATACTTTAAAGGTATATGAAGATTATTTAAGAGAAAGCTTTGTTATGAAAGACTTGGAAAAATATAAAAATGCCAAAGATTTCTTAGAACAAAACCACGACCTGATGACCACTTATCCCGATATGATGGATGAGGCCTTTTTTGAACTGTTTATGGTAGATGGAGTACCGAAGCGGGACAAGTTTAAGGCAATTAAGGAAAAAGCGCTATCTAAGAGGTCTTTCTGGCAGATGGTGAAAGATGCTTATGGTTTCTGGAAGGGGTTGATTCGATGA
- a CDS encoding SDH family Clp fold serine proteinase encodes MRGLKVSLFDFFWFLLLLMSLIPMFKQQKIEVLRLKIIRDFETKRKSRLITMIHRQETFSFLGLPVSRYINIEDSEQILRAIRLTPDDMPIDLVLHTPGGLVLAAEQIAEALRKHPAKVTVFIPHYAMSGGTLIALAADEIVMDENAVAGPVDPQLGEYPAASILKVVEQKGPDKVEDRTLIMADIAKKALAQVENTVVELLSDKMDLEKAREVAKLLSQGTWTHDYPISAQQLKELGLPVSTDLPREIYELMDLYPQPQGRRPSVQYIPLPYGRNDLPK; translated from the coding sequence GTGAGAGGCTTGAAAGTTTCTCTTTTTGATTTTTTCTGGTTTTTACTTTTACTGATGTCGTTAATTCCAATGTTTAAGCAGCAAAAAATTGAGGTTTTACGGCTTAAAATTATCCGGGATTTTGAAACGAAGAGAAAGTCCCGGTTAATAACCATGATTCACCGGCAGGAGACGTTTAGTTTTCTTGGCCTTCCCGTTAGCCGTTACATCAATATTGAAGATTCGGAGCAGATACTGCGAGCAATTCGCCTTACCCCCGATGATATGCCCATTGACCTGGTGCTCCATACCCCCGGTGGCCTGGTGTTAGCAGCGGAGCAGATAGCAGAGGCGTTAAGAAAACATCCGGCTAAAGTTACGGTGTTTATTCCCCATTACGCGATGTCCGGTGGCACTTTAATCGCTCTTGCTGCCGATGAAATCGTCATGGATGAAAATGCGGTAGCCGGGCCGGTAGACCCGCAGCTGGGGGAATACCCGGCGGCATCAATTCTCAAAGTGGTGGAGCAAAAGGGTCCCGATAAGGTCGAAGACAGAACTTTGATTATGGCAGATATAGCTAAAAAAGCTTTAGCCCAGGTGGAAAATACGGTGGTGGAGCTTTTGTCCGATAAGATGGATTTAGAAAAAGCCCGGGAAGTGGCCAAGCTTTTATCCCAGGGAACCTGGACCCACGACTATCCCATTTCCGCCCAGCAGTTAAAAGAGCTGGGACTTCCGGTGTCGACGGACCTGCCCCGGGAGATTTATGAACTTATGGATTTATATCCGCAACCCCAGGGCCGCCGGCCTTCGGTGCAGTATATCCCGCT
- a CDS encoding sensor domain-containing diguanylate cyclase has translation MEGYKKKLFLVFAGAFLFLAFARYFTPTMYRIYSHEQYLGIHTFLELITVFVSFAIFSMVWLMREGLTGRSGRFLYVLGSLFFAVGWVDLLHALSYKGMPLFITESSYQKATFLWLYGRFIVAFAVIIASLHLWGSTRAVVRPWFIVFTDIVLIVIAFLFSTVYLKYVPPLFIEGQGLTSLKVSLEHLLMTLYGLGFLLVFAKRQELKLSLITNLGYFLIFTFFSEAAFTFYKSVYDTYNLIGHLYKVLAYIFLFRAIYLSGIITYFYNLSEMAKMSEELLKHQIDLEAILKIHGDKLQQLIPKAERIAIYLKEGEHTYRAGYSSGKFQEMFPERGMIYFKDLEKVFGLSVEVFENLNNVLEMLHHKEFTPLIKEIFAHSKQVLYIPLVTDGELYGFILAYIFRPFVKFDEDDFDTAHFFQKFATLAIVQAKRQEIMERLSYEDSLTGLHNRRYFFEELNKTKYDADRYGEPFTVVFLDMNGLKEINDNLGHQAGDLALKLIGQKIRENIRQSDVGARLGGDEFGIIYRKMGLEEGKKKIAELKKNFSALKIKKYQREFSLAVGGATYPVEAGSLEILLKLADDRMYEDKGKNRRSIEVGKRIKYK, from the coding sequence TTGGAAGGTTACAAGAAAAAACTATTCTTGGTTTTTGCTGGGGCTTTTTTGTTCCTGGCTTTTGCCCGATATTTTACACCGACTATGTACCGGATTTACAGTCATGAACAATATCTCGGGATACACACTTTTTTAGAGCTTATTACGGTGTTTGTTTCTTTTGCGATTTTCAGTATGGTCTGGCTAATGCGGGAAGGGCTTACGGGAAGAAGCGGGCGTTTTCTCTACGTATTGGGGTCACTTTTTTTTGCCGTGGGCTGGGTTGATTTACTTCATGCTCTATCGTATAAGGGGATGCCTCTTTTTATTACGGAAAGTTCCTATCAAAAGGCAACTTTTCTTTGGCTTTATGGACGTTTTATAGTGGCTTTTGCGGTTATTATTGCAAGTTTACACCTCTGGGGATCGACCCGAGCTGTGGTCCGTCCCTGGTTTATTGTTTTTACCGACATAGTGTTGATAGTAATAGCGTTTTTGTTTTCTACGGTTTATTTAAAATATGTTCCCCCGCTTTTTATCGAGGGACAGGGACTTACTTCCCTTAAAGTTTCTTTGGAACACCTTTTAATGACTTTATATGGTTTGGGGTTTTTACTGGTATTTGCCAAAAGACAGGAATTAAAACTTTCGTTAATAACAAATCTGGGGTATTTTCTTATTTTTACTTTCTTTTCTGAGGCAGCTTTTACTTTTTATAAGAGTGTTTATGATACTTATAATCTAATCGGTCATTTATACAAGGTGTTGGCATATATTTTTCTTTTCCGGGCAATTTATCTTTCGGGAATAATAACTTATTTTTATAATTTAAGCGAAATGGCCAAAATGAGTGAAGAACTTTTAAAACATCAAATCGACTTAGAGGCGATTTTAAAGATTCACGGAGATAAGTTGCAACAGCTAATACCAAAAGCCGAAAGGATTGCCATTTACTTAAAAGAGGGAGAACATACTTACCGGGCGGGGTACAGCAGCGGTAAATTTCAGGAGATGTTTCCCGAAAGAGGCATGATTTATTTTAAAGATTTAGAAAAAGTTTTTGGGTTAAGTGTTGAGGTTTTTGAAAACTTAAATAATGTCTTAGAGATGCTACACCATAAAGAATTTACTCCTTTAATTAAAGAGATTTTTGCCCACAGCAAACAGGTGTTATATATTCCTCTGGTAACCGATGGAGAGCTTTACGGATTTATTCTGGCTTACATTTTCCGTCCTTTTGTCAAGTTTGATGAAGATGATTTTGATACTGCCCATTTTTTCCAAAAATTTGCTACTCTGGCAATTGTTCAGGCTAAAAGGCAGGAGATAATGGAGAGACTGTCGTATGAAGATAGTTTAACGGGACTTCACAATAGGCGTTACTTTTTTGAAGAACTCAATAAAACAAAATACGATGCCGACCGTTACGGTGAACCGTTTACGGTGGTTTTTTTAGATATGAACGGTTTAAAAGAAATTAATGATAATTTAGGCCACCAGGCGGGCGACCTTGCTTTAAAATTGATAGGACAAAAAATCCGGGAAAATATCCGGCAGAGCGATGTGGGCGCGAGACTTGGCGGCGATGAATTTGGGATTATTTACCGTAAGATGGGGCTGGAGGAAGGAAAAAAGAAAATTGCAGAACTAAAAAAGAACTTTTCAGCCTTAAAGATAAAAAAATACCAGCGGGAATTTTCTTTAGCAGTCGGCGGGGCTACTTACCCGGTGGAGGCTGGAAGCCTGGAAATTTTGTTAAAGCTTGCGGATGACCGGATGTATGAAGATAAGGGGAAAAATAGAAGAAGCATTGAAGTTGGGAAAAGAATAAAATATAAATAA
- a CDS encoding LemA family protein: protein MNQKTLIWIVVGIIILFLVYGFSTYNSLVALSEKVDANLSEIDNQLARAAELLPNLEATVKGYAAHEKVIFSDIAKARSLMLSAGTVSQRDEAAGELSNLVGRLLMLTENYPNLKADARFAQLMDELTGTANRITVARRDYNEAVRKYNTRIKTFPTNIVARMFGFTEKDYFKAPENARTFPKVNFGQ, encoded by the coding sequence ATGAACCAGAAGACCTTAATTTGGATAGTTGTTGGGATTATAATATTATTTTTGGTATATGGTTTTTCTACTTATAATTCGTTGGTAGCTTTAAGCGAAAAAGTTGATGCTAATTTAAGTGAAATCGATAACCAATTAGCCCGGGCGGCGGAGCTTTTACCCAACCTTGAAGCAACCGTCAAAGGGTACGCAGCCCACGAAAAAGTGATTTTCTCTGATATAGCTAAAGCCAGAAGTTTAATGCTTTCTGCTGGTACCGTTTCCCAGCGGGATGAAGCGGCAGGAGAGCTCAGCAATTTAGTTGGCCGGCTTTTAATGCTGACGGAAAATTATCCAAACCTTAAAGCCGATGCCCGGTTTGCTCAGCTGATGGATGAACTTACCGGTACGGCTAACCGGATTACGGTAGCCCGCCGGGATTACAATGAGGCAGTTAGAAAATACAATACCCGGATAAAAACTTTTCCTACAAATATTGTAGCCAGAATGTTTGGTTTTACGGAAAAAGATTATTTTAAGGCACCGGAAAATGCCAGAACTTTTCCCAAGGTGAATTTCGGCCAGTAG
- a CDS encoding electron transfer flavoprotein subunit alpha/FixB family protein, giving the protein MHAQGVWVFVEHLGGEIAPVTFELLGKGRELADDLETELAAVLLGDGVRDFAEQLFRYGADKVYLIDDPVLKDYRTYPYAKGIVKLAQKYTPEIILIGATTLGRDLAGVVATWLNTGLTADCTELSIDKTTRLLHQTRPAFGGNIMATILCKTARPQMATVRPRVFPLPEPKPRIGVVVEEELGILEEEVPTRIIKYEEEKGPGVYLDKAEIIVAGGRGLGSKKNFRLVEELAEVLGGVVGASRPAVEAGWVPYAHQIGQTGQTVRPKLYIACGISGAVQHLVGMQMSEVIVAINNDPNAPIFNIATYGIVGDILEVLPAITEEARRVLAGQRGVR; this is encoded by the coding sequence ATGCACGCGCAAGGCGTCTGGGTTTTTGTGGAGCATTTAGGCGGAGAAATTGCTCCGGTTACTTTTGAGCTTTTAGGCAAAGGACGGGAACTGGCCGATGATTTAGAAACCGAACTGGCAGCGGTGCTTTTAGGTGATGGTGTCAGGGATTTTGCCGAGCAGCTTTTCCGCTACGGTGCCGATAAGGTTTACCTTATTGACGACCCTGTTCTGAAGGATTATCGGACGTATCCTTACGCTAAAGGCATTGTCAAGCTTGCGCAAAAATATACGCCCGAGATTATCTTGATCGGGGCGACTACCTTGGGCCGGGATTTAGCCGGAGTGGTGGCGACCTGGCTTAATACAGGGCTGACGGCGGATTGTACCGAGCTTTCGATCGATAAAACAACCCGGCTTTTACACCAAACCCGCCCGGCTTTTGGCGGTAATATCATGGCGACCATTCTCTGCAAAACCGCCCGGCCGCAGATGGCTACCGTACGTCCCCGGGTATTTCCCCTGCCCGAACCTAAGCCCAGAATTGGTGTGGTAGTGGAAGAGGAGCTTGGGATTTTAGAGGAGGAAGTTCCGACCCGGATAATTAAGTACGAGGAGGAAAAGGGACCGGGAGTTTATCTTGATAAAGCGGAAATCATCGTTGCCGGAGGCCGGGGACTTGGAAGTAAAAAGAACTTTCGGCTGGTGGAGGAATTAGCTGAAGTTCTCGGGGGAGTAGTAGGAGCCAGCCGCCCGGCAGTAGAAGCGGGCTGGGTTCCTTATGCTCACCAGATAGGCCAGACCGGGCAGACGGTACGGCCTAAGCTGTACATTGCCTGCGGTATTTCTGGGGCAGTGCAGCATTTGGTTGGTATGCAAATGTCCGAGGTGATTGTAGCCATAAACAATGATCCCAATGCTCCGATTTTTAATATTGCTACTTATGGTATTGTAGGCGATATACTGGAGGTACTTCCGGCAATTACCGAAGAAGCACGCCGGGTGCTGGCAGGACAAAGGGGGGTGCGGTAA